A genomic region of Camelus ferus isolate YT-003-E chromosome 11, BCGSAC_Cfer_1.0, whole genome shotgun sequence contains the following coding sequences:
- the LOC102514442 gene encoding scavenger receptor cysteine-rich domain-containing protein SCART1 isoform X5 produces MRMWAAQGVQGPLLHPSPLWTALRWVGGPGSVLKPWRWPQSNAGVFSAPLLLLLTPIWPVPSAGGPSDLRLAYRHSPCDGVVLVQHKGEWGHVCNQEWTLKEASVVCRQLGCGHAVGAPKYVPLPGEVVQPWLHNVSCRGDESSLWGCSLGAWTQSQCPYEWVVVALCSNGTFQAVRLVQGRSPCAGLPEIRNMNSVDRLCGLHKEEATVFCQELECGPALQAPRQGGGSARKYMTCKGTEPTIRNCRLNNNLRSGCDFQQDAQVVCSGHTEVRLVGGEHPCSGRLEVRRGLTWGTVCDADLDLATAHVVCRELQCGVAVSTPGDAHFGRGSGPVWTEAFHCEGHESLLFHCPRGPGNQCGHGQDAGLRCSEFRLVNGSSGCEGRVELQVQGAWAPLCAAHWDLEDATVLCHQLNCGNTVAIPPGGHFGDGGSAIWPDAFHCVGTEPYLWDCPVSTLGAPACAPGNAAATVCSGLPHALRLRNGQSRCDGRVEVSLDGVWGRVLDDAWDLRSASVVCGQLGCGGAEQTYEAPAPGRGAVPLGLSSTRCLGTETRLAQCNVSVSPLVAAGTSRDAGVVCSGSHRVRLASGPGRCAGRVEVLHGGAWGTVCDDGWDLRDAQVVCRQLGCGHALSAPGAAHFGAGAGRIWMDELGCEGQESALWQCPSRGWGLHDCGHKEDASVVCSELVALRLKGGTGRCAGWLDVFYNGTWGSVCSNALKDTSLSIICKQLACGEQGWLENRPVHTGLGISWVDHIQCRRLRNSTLWQCPSAPWHPRSCVPGEEVWITCAGLSEKMTQDPRETLNCSSTHSCPEEGALRLLGGEDRCSGRVELWHAGSWGTVCDDSWDLADAEVVCRQLGCGRAVDALVGAAFGPGSGPVWLDEVGCRGSEASLRGCPAEPWGRGDCGHKEDAGVRCSGDRETTVLPPASGRPSSETSTCLQGPDAAHDLLPGPQLPPACHLTHPGDTVVPGQRSL; encoded by the exons ATGAGGATGTGGGCTGCACAGGGTGTGCAAGGACCCTTGCTCCATCCATCACCTCTCTGGACTGCTCTGCGGTGGGTGGGAGGACCTGGCTCTGTGCTGAAGCCTTGGAGGTGGCCCCAGTCAAACGCAGGCGTCTTCTCTGCCCCCTTGCTGCTGTTGCTGACCCCCATCTGGCCTGTTCCATCTGCAGGTGGACCCAGTGACCTGCGGCTGGCGTACAGACACAGCCCATGCGATGGGGTCGTGTTGGTCCAACATAAGGGGGAGTGGGGACATGTGTGCAACCAGGAGTGGACACTGAAGGAAGCATCCGTGGTCTGCAGGCAACTGGGCTGTGGCCATGCTGTGGGCGCCCCCAAGTACGTCCCGCTGCCTGGAGAGGTGGTGCAGCCCTGGCTCCACAACGTGTCCTGCAGGGGCGACGAGTCCTCCCTCTGGGGGTGCAGCCTTGGGGCATGGACGCAGAGCCAGTGCCCTTACGAGTGGGTGGTGGTCGCTCTGTGCTCCA ACGGTACTTTCCAGGCGGTCCGGCTGGTGCAGGGCCGAAGCCCCTGTGCGGGACTCCCTGAGATCAGGAACATGAACTCGGTGGATCGCCTCTGTGGTCTGCACAAGGAGGAGGCCACGGTGTTCTGCCAGGAGCTAGAGTGCGGCCCCGCGCTCCAGGCCCCCCGCCAGGGTGGGGGCAGCGCCAGGAAGTACATGACCTGCAAGGGCACCGAGCCAACCATCCGGAACTGCAGACTGAACAACAACCTTCGCAGCGGCTGTGACTTCCAGCAAGACGCCCAGGTGGTCTGCTCAG GACACACAGAAGTGCGGCTGGTGGGTGGCGAGCACCCCTGCTCTGGGCGCCTGGAGGTGAGGCGTGGCCTGACCTGGGGCACTGTCTGTGACGCTGACCTGGACCTAGCCACTGCCCACGTGGTGTGCCGGGAGCTGCAGTGTGGTGTGGCCGTGTCCACACCTGGGGACGCCCACTTCGGCCGGGGCTCGGGGCCCGTGTGGACGGAGGCCTTCCACTGTGAGGGCCACGAGTCTCTGCTGTTCCACTGCCCTCGGGGGCCCGGGAACCAGTGCGGGCATGGCCAGGATGCGGGGCTCAGGTGCTCAG AGTTCCGGCTGGTGAACGGCAGCAGCGGCTGCGAGGGCCGAGTGGAGCTCCAGGTTCAGGGGGCCTGGGCGCCCCTCTGTGCCGCCCACTGGGACTTAGAAGATGCCACAGTCCTCTGCCACCAGCTCAACTGTGGCAACACAGTGGCCATACCCCCAGGAGGCCATTTTGGGGATGGGGGCTCAGCCATCTGGCCTGACGCATTTCACTGTGTGGGGACAGAGCCCTACTTGTGGGACTGCCCTGTGAGCACCCTGGGGGCCCCCGCCTGCGCCCCTGGCAATGCGGCCGCCACCGTCTGCTCAG GTCTCCCCCACGCCCTGCGGCTGAGGAACGGACAGAGCCGCTGTGATGGCCGTGTGGAGGTGTCCCTGGACGGGGTGTGGGGCCGTGTCCTGGACGACGCATGGGATCTGCGCAGCGCCAGCGTGGTGTGCGGGCAGTTAGGGTGCGGAGGGGCCGAGCAAACCTATGAGGCACCGGCGCCTGGGCGCGGGGCTGTCCCACTGGGGCTGAGCAGCACGCGCTGTCTGGGCACCGAGACCCGCCTGGCCCAGTGCAACGTGTCCGTGTCCCCGCTGGTGGCCGCGGGGACGTCGCGGGACGCGGGTGTCGTGTGCTCCG GGAGCCATCGGGTGCGGCTGGCCTCGGGGCCAGGCCGCTGTGCGGGGCGCGTGGAGGTGCTGCACGGGGGCGCATGGGGCACTGTGTGTGACGACGGCTGGGACCTGCGGGACGCCCAAGTGGTCTGCCGGCAGTTGGGCTGCGGCCACGCGCTCAGCGCCCCGGGGGCGGCGCACttcggggccggggccgggcgcATCTGGATGGATGAGCTGGGCTGCGAGGGCCAGGAGTCTGCGCTGTGGCAGTGCCCGTCGCGGGGCTGGGGCCTGCACGACTGCGGGCACAAGGAGGATGCCAGTGTCGTCTGCTCAG AGTTAGTGGCCCTGAGGCTGAAAGGTGGCACTGGCCGCTGTGCTGGGTGGCTAGACGTGTTCTACAATGGGACATGGGGCTCCGTGTGTAGCAATGCCCTGAAGGACACCTCGTTGTCCATCATCTGCAAGCAGCTGGcctgtggggagcagggctggctggagaACAGACCCGTCCACACTGGCTTGGGCATCTCCTGGGTGGACCACATCCAGTGCCGCAGGCTGCGAAACTCCACCCTATGGCAGTGCCCCTCCGCTCCATGGCACCCGCGCTCCTGTGTCCCTGGAGAGGAAGTCTGGATCACCTGTGCAG GATTGTCAGAGAAAATGACACAGGATCCCCGGGAGACCCTTAACTGCTCATCCACCCACAGCTGCCCAG AGGAGGGCGCGCTGCGCCTGCTCGGGGGCGAGGACCGCTGCTCCGGCCGCGTGGAGCTCTGGCACGCCGGCTCCTGGGGCACCGTGTGCGACGACTCCTGGGACCTGGCGGATGCCGAGGTCGTGTGCCGCCAGCTGGGCTGTGGCCGGGCCGTGGACGCCCTGGTGGGGGCTGCCTTCGGGCCGGGCTCGGGGCCCGTGTGGCTGGACGAGGTGGGGTGCCGGGGCAGCGAGGCGTCCCTGCGGGGCTGCCCGGCCGAGCCGTGGGGCCGCGGAGACTGCGGGCACAAGGAGGACGCGGGCGTGCGCTGCTCAG GTGACAGGGAGACCACGGTCCTGCCCCCTGCATCAGGTAG GCCCTCCTCTGAAACCTCTACCTGCCTTCAAGGCCCAGACGCTGCCCATGACCTTCTGCCTGGTCCTCAGCTCCCTCCTGCTTGTCATCTCACTCATCCTGGGGATACAGTGGTTCCGGGGCAGAGGAGCCTGTAG